In the Sulfolobales archaeon genome, TTTGATTCTATCTTCTTCTTCTTATTGTGATACCTCTGGCGTAGTAGGCGTAGCCTATTGTAAGTCCTAGGAGGACTCCTACGATAACGCCGGCGGATATCCACGCACCTCTCTCGGTTATCTCGGGAGGTCTTGTTGTTGTGAAGCTTATGAATTTATATTCTGTGTATGTTTCTGTTGGTGCTAGTGTGAATATGGTTGTTGTTATGTTTATGATAGCTGTTGTTGTGGTGTTGTCTATCAGCTGGATTATAGTGCTTTGAGTGAGTGTTGTGAGTGGGTAGACGATAAGGGTTAGGGTTTGGGTGGTTGTTGTGGTGATGGTGGTGATGTTTGTGGTGTTTGTATTGGTTTCAGTGTTTGTGGGTTGTTGGAGGAGTATTTCTTCTGAGGCTGTTATTATGTTTAGAATCTGGATTCCTAGTATTATGAGTATTAAGGCTGTTATGAATCGGATCTTGTTCATTAGATGCACCTGAGAGAAATTATTTGAGAGGCATAATAAGAGTATCTCTAGATCTTGTGTGTTGTTTTCTATTTAGATCTGGTTTTACTCTCCTGATCTTATGTAGAGGATTATTCTATCTATTATCTCCTGAGGTATTTTATTGAGTTTTAGAAGGTATTTTACAACTCTAGCTGGTGTTCTTCTATCTATTATCTGTGAGTATATGTATCTGCTGGCTTTATCTATGTCTTTGTAGATCAGGATCAAACCTCCTAGTCTTGTGGGTAGTATTGTGAATTTATTTGTTGAGGTGTACTTGATCTTGAGCCATCTAATGTTTTCATCTCTCTCGCTCAGCATGTTAAGAATCTTCTCGTTGATGTTTATCTTGATCTGTTTAAGCTCTCTATTGGTTGTGAAGCCTTTCTCTTCTACGTATCTTATTATTCTATCTATTATTTCCTCAGTTTTCTTCTTGTTAACCTCTTTTCTAATGCTTCTCTTGCTAATCTTGTAGAGCTTCTTATACTTGGATACGCATGCTATAGATGTATTGAATTTTCTTGCTATATCTATATCTCTTAAACCTTCTATAGAGAGTTTCAAAAGATCTTCTCTAGAGATCTGAGGGCATCTAGATATTCTTCTACGTATAAGCCCCATAGCTTTGAGATATAGAGATACTGTT is a window encoding:
- a CDS encoding helix-turn-helix domain-containing protein, producing the protein MLSEEELDLLRKLWDQGVSVRDISRILRVNPKILYVYVRVSGLKPRRRSTRSKISDKDLEIIRDLRFKGFSIREIARKLDVSPRTVSLYLKAMGLIRRRISRCPQISREDLLKLSIEGLRDIDIARKFNTSIACVSKYKKLYKISKRSIRKEVNKKKTEEIIDRIIRYVEEKGFTTNRELKQIKININEKILNMLSERDENIRWLKIKYTSTNKFTILPTRLGGLILIYKDIDKASRYIYSQIIDRRTPARVVKYLLKLNKIPQEIIDRIILYIRSGE